Within Anabaena cylindrica PCC 7122, the genomic segment TTGTACAGGGATTTATTTTTATATTTTGGTAACACTTCCAGGCTTTATCCCATACCGCTTGTAGCTGTTGATAGTGGTTTCATCATCATCTCCCAGCACTTCCTTAGCAAAGTCTACAAAGTCGTAGGGGTCTACATTACCATCATTGACAATTGCGGCTCTGAAATAAGCGGCTCTAAACTTGTGGTAGGTTCTATCCTCAACAGGGAAAATATCCCAATCCTTGCAAGCTTGATTTAACGTCTTAGAAAACCGTCTATTTACCCGTTCCGGGTCTTCATCTCTACTGAATCTTTTGCCCTTACTGTTAAGCCAGCCAAAGGCAAAACAAACTAAATCAGCAGGTAGTAGGGTAGGGATGGTAAAAGTTATATCTCGCAGGTTAACCGCTTTCTCGCCTACTCGCACCCTGCGGCTTTTGCCTTTAAGTTGACCCTTAAACGTCACTGTATAAGCGTCGATTTGTTCAAAACTGGCTGATAGGTGGACTTCTGCCATACGTCTACCAGTGGAAAGCGCGATCGCACAAGAAACATCAAGCCAGTTAGCATCCTCACCATTTTTGATGTCAGTCAGGATGTTGTAGGCATATTTGAGAGAGTTAGTTAAATCAATCTCAATTCTGTTTTCTACTTTGCGTCGTTCTGTGACAGTTTCCCGATAGCGGGTATTTTGATTTTCCTTGTAGATTGCAAATTGATTTGATAATTCATTCCCGAAGTTAGTAATGATGGTATTGACGGGGTTAATTAGTGCAACATCTTTTAATTCTGTTTTAGATGCAAGTTTTAATGATTTCTTTAACGCTGTAATCTGTCTTAAAGCTGTTCCATATTCCTTATCATCTTCTGGTTTATCGTCTGGGTAATTGAGTTTAAGCAATCTTGCCTCTTGAATAGCTAATTTATGCCAGCCTGTTAAATCCCCTACTCCCTTCTTACGTTGAGTGATTTTGTA encodes:
- a CDS encoding protelomerase family protein codes for the protein MSRLLLAADELTNAFIDDRVKILLPQFEALAPYKITQRKKGVGDLTGWHKLAIQEARLLKLNYPDDKPEDDKEYGTALRQITALKKSLKLASKTELKDVALINPVNTIITNFGNELSNQFAIYKENQNTRYRETVTERRKVENRIEIDLTNSLKYAYNILTDIKNGEDANWLDVSCAIALSTGRRMAEVHLSASFEQIDAYTVTFKGQLKGKSRRVRVGEKAVNLRDITFTIPTLLPADLVCFAFGWLNSKGKRFSRDEDPERVNRRFSKTLNQACKDWDIFPVEDRTYHKFRAAYFRAAIVNDGNVDPYDFVDFAKEVLGDDDETTINSYKRYGIKPGSVTKI